DNA from Thalassoroseus pseudoceratinae:
TTGGTGGGTGGAATCGGACGCTCTGTGAATGTCCGCCACTTTTCATGCGTCAGCAGCATGACGTAAATTGCGTCGCTCCAAACCATGCAAGCGGCTGTTTCATCAGAGAATTGGGGATTGTTCTGAAATCCCAACACCTCGTAAAACGTCTTCGATTTCTGCAGGTCGATCACAGGAAGATTGACGAAAATGCTTTTGCTCATGAATGACTTCCAGAAGATTGATGATT
Protein-coding regions in this window:
- a CDS encoding VOC family protein — translated: MSKSIFVNLPVIDLQKSKTFYEVLGFQNNPQFSDETAACMVWSDAIYVMLLTHEKWRTFTERPIPPTNSSEVMLALTCENRENVDNLNRLANENGGTSDINRSQDHGFMYSRAIGDPDGHVWELFWMDPAAIQS